GCATACAGTCTCCCTCATCTATATGTACTTGTCCCGCTGCCTTTAATTcttcttcattcatttctccTTGAGAATTCAATTCCTCCCTCACCTAGTGGCAGCATTTGATTGCTATTTCTCACAGGTTAACCTTTTCTCCCTCCTAGCAATTTCAATCTCACCATAATCTCTACCTTAGTACTTAGTACTTCCTTCCCCTCATTCAGACCCTTGTCCTCTCACCACTCCCATCTGACACCCTCAAGCACcagtaaagaaaacagcagcttcagggGAGCACAGGGAATATTCTCTGTAGCCTCACTTCCAGTTCTGTTACATCCCAGTCCAGTGTGGCAAACAGAGGGCTCTTATGCCCCTGCAAGCTCATAAGGGGAGTAGACTCAACTGCAGTAACAAGAGTGGTAAGGGTGCATTCTAAGTCAGGAATGTAGAAAATTCATTTCCCCAAAGCCTTATAAATTTTGCCAAGTGTATTCATGAGACCAGACACCCTCCACATCGACCCTCCCCAATTCAGGTTTTCATAACAAATTCCAAATCTGTTCCAGAGCATAAAAACATTTAAGCTCTTCAAAGATCACCACAATATTTTAATTGCAATaaagtgaattttttttcctccaccttTGTTCTTAGGCCACATTTTCTATCTGGAAAGCCATCCTAGGCTTCCACCTGTAGCATGGAAATTTTCATAGCAAGCAATGGATGTTCAGCAAGTTGTATGCTTTAACAAACTCACATAACAGGAAATAACTGACAGCCCTATTGTAGGCATTGCTATTTAGTTCATTTACAAAGTGCTACTAAATACAAAATAGTACTTTTAGCAGGTAGTAAAAGGACAGGTGTAAGTGAAAATGATTATCAGTCTTTGCTTTTACCTTTAGTTATATCCACTGCAACGTCAGTAAGTTTTCCTCAGCAGAGAAGTCTCAAGAGAGCGGGTGGCTTCATAATCCACAGCTGCTTATAGTAGTATAACTGTGGTGAAAATGAAACATAGATTTACTCTACTTTTTCTCCCATTGCCAAGCTTACATAGTCATTAATGCTCTTTTAGTAAGTACTTTCTGCAGTTCTAAGACTATTTGGAACAGTTGTATCTAACACACTTCCACAACCTCAGGTAATGAGATCAGAAGGCAGATGTGCACTGCTACAACCCCTAGCTCACTGAACAGTAATGACTGGTTACCTTGGCACACACAGATGTGTCCCCCTGCAAGTGCTGTCCCTGGCCAGTCTAAGAGACCTTcagtgctctgctccagcagaacAAACTGCATTCTTAATGAACACAAGCCAGGGTGTGCAAGTGCTTACTTATTACAAGGATCAACGTACAGATGGTCTTCAGAGGATTTATTGGCCTGGGCAGTAAGGTCCCACTGACATTACCCTTCTCTGGCAATAACTCTGAGTTTTATCTTTAGCACTGCTGTGATGTTAAGGGTACACTTCTCGTATTAAGCTGAATAACGAGTGTCACTATATATTAACCTTAACAGCACAGAACATAATTGAACTcactggggctgctgccctctgtgttTCAGCAGGACTTGACTCcggaaaaataataattcactAGTTtacaaaggcagaaataaacTTTATTATACAGCAAGTGCAAGTGCAATACTGTGATTATAGATGCTGGTATGATTCACCTTGAGATTTTAGTTGTATCTTGCCAAAAGAAGCTATTATCAAACCCCAAATGACTCTAACAACACTACTATCAATGTGGTATTTAGAAGATCCTTCCCTGGTGGGAACAAAAACATCTCTTTTCTTCCAATCTTAAAATTAAATGCACAGTATTAGCACCATCAATGAGGTGTTTAACTTCAAAATTGCCTTTCCTGGTGAGAACGAAAACACtacttgtttccttttttaaaattaacagcagtgttttgctCTCTTTTCTACTAAACACACTTTTTTTAATCAACTCGCGACACAGTATGTGTCTAATTCTCAGAGAGCACGGCGGGTAGACAACTGTATGTCTGTGTGAGCACGTGCACGACATTCCATGCTCTGGGGCTGAGATCTGGCCTGCTTCCAGCATGACACCAGCACTTGGTCGCCTTTGACCCAAGAGAAAGGTTATGTTGATTCAGAAGGAGCATTAATTAACCACAAATTAAGGGCACAACATGCTAGAAAGGAGCCAGAACCCAGAAGATGCTCACAAAAACTTTTTGTGGCACGGAAGTGGGAAGGATTCTGACTTCTCCAGCTCTCATCTGTGGTTGTGTTCACCCATATGGTCACAGGGCAAAGAAGCAGTCTCTtaagttggggaaaaaaatgttgttctAGTCAGTTCTTGGGTCACTATAGAACCAGATAATGTGTCAGACCTTCTAGCTGTACAGAGTCTGCAATACTTCAGTCCCCAGAAGGATGCCTTTGGAGGGGCCCAGGTCTCACAGGTGAGACCATGTTACCTTACACCCATGGAGTGACCAAGAGCAGACACAAAATTCTAAAGTGCGGAGGGCTATCTCTGATGTTTGGCACCAGGAGGCATCATTTCACCAGCAAGCCTGGAAATACCACTTCTAGAATCCTTCTGAGTGTATAGCATTGCCCCTGTCACTCTCTAGAGTCTAATTCACCCAAACTGCTACTGTTAAGTGGTAAGTTACTAACCTAGCGTGGACTTGTCCTCAGTAGTTTCACTTGGCAGCTGAGTTGGCTGTGGAGCATTCAAGGTTGCGCTGTGAGTTCTGCTATGTTCACAAGATGACCAGTAATTCAGCAACAGCTATCCAGACTTGTTTGAATTCTTGCCATCCCTGAAGAGCAGCTTTCAAGTCTGGGCCAAGCCCTAGCTGTGTCTGTTAGAAAGAGGACTGTCTCCTTGGAGAGCGTGTCCAGAAAGGCCAGCAGCATGCACCACCTCAGCTGGAGTGCACTCTCAGGCCTGTTTGCCAGGGATTCCATTGGCCTTTGCCCTTCAGTGTCTGTATTAACTCTGAAGTTGAGAACTGTGGTAGCACGGAGTCAGAGGCATAGAAGACAAGTCCACCCCATCTCTACACGGAACCACCCGAGTGGCAGTTGCAACTTTCAGATATTTCAGGCTATTCTGCCCGATCAGCCCCACACAGAACCCACTGACATCTGGATACAGAGGAGTGACACCACACCGGTGATGACCACAGTGCCATTTCTGAACATCCTGACATTGTGAATAAAGCCATAGCGCTGAGTCACCCACACCAGACAGTACACGACTCCCTgcctttttcttgctctttttgtcAGGTCCCCCCGCATGCTCGTGACCATTTGTTTGCTCCTGGCCACCTGCTATGCACAAGAGAACACTGGGTGGGTtaaccaagaaaacaaaggaaacacaCTTCCGCTCAGACCACGGGGACTGAGGAAAACTGCTTTAGCTCTTCCacgaaacaaacaaagccaaaggCAAACCCGACGCAAGAGCGCTCCCCAGAGGACGGCTGCAGCAGGAGCGCGGCCCCTCGCCGCTCCCCTCACCGCCCCGCCCACGCGGCGCCGCGGCCGTTAGAGCCGTTGGGGCGGGGCCGCCCCTCGCGCCGCAACGCAGCCTGGGGCGGGCGGCGCGCGCCGGTTGTGAGGTCATCGCGCGCGGCCGGAAGGAGGCAGCGGTCGCCGAGCCGTTGTTCCGCCGCGGGGCCTGGCGAGGAGAgcgggcggggcggagcggagcgggccCCGCGCGGGCGGAAGGAGCGGCCATGGTGAGCAAGACGGCGGCCGAGCCGCTGGGGAGGACGGATGAAGAGGTGACTTGGGCGGAGGCGCTGCGCGGGGCCTGCGAGCCCGAGCACCACTGGCGCTACCGGCGCGAGTTCCTGCTGCGCAATGTGGGCGAGCCGCCCGCGGCGGGCAGCGCCGAGCTGCGGCGCCTCGTCTCTCTTTCCATGGTGTGGGCCAACCACGTCTTCCTGGGATGCCGGTGAGTACGCGGTGGGCGGGCGGGCGAGGGCGGCCGGCCGGCTGGCGGCTGACGGCgctcctcccctccttcccctcctcctcctcctgtccGTCCCCCCTCCCGTCCCGCTCTCGCCCCTGCAGGTACCCGCCGCAGGTCACGGAGAAGGCGCTGGAAATGGCCGAAGGCATCCAAGTGACCGGCGCACCCGTCCGCACCACGAGAGATGAACTGGTTGCCAAGGTGAAGAAAAGAGGCATATCAAGTAGCAATGGTTAGCAGATAATAGCTGTGACAATACATAGGAGTCTAGAATATGCTTGTGTTGAATGTGCTAGCTTTGCCTCGGGTTGAGAAAGTAACGGGACAGCTGACTTTTAAAACTCCTCcttaattttttccccttcttttttcttgtcgATGCCTTTAAAACAGACGTAATGCATATACATTCAGTTGGCAATATCGAGCTCTTTTGATGGCAGTAACACTCTTCTACAGCTGTTGCCAGCGCCTTTAACATGATGTGGGTGGTTGTGCTGTAGCTTATGTGTGTTCTTGTCTGCCTGGTGCTGAAAGCAAAGTAACATTAAAGCTTTGTAAGAAACTcagtcttttgttttaaatacacattCATGATATTACTGGACATAATACACTTAAGGTCAGCTAGTCTGTTAAATCTACTTTGGTCATTTTTGCTTTGGCCTTCAAGAATACAAATAGTGTGGGCCTTCAGATCCCAAACcgaaaccaaaaccaaaagtCTAGAGGATGGctgctgtttgttggtttttgttttgttttttttttccaaacaaatgtTAAAATGATTTGAAACAGTAGGTTGTGTTCGCAATTTTTCTatcaaaaaatattaaaatattctgaaatagtAGATAATTATTTGAAGTTGCAATTCAAGGTATATTCCCGATAAATACTTTTAATATTTGGAGGGATGACTGCTGGGGTTTTttagaaaataagataaattGCTTCACagtgcagaaacccaaagaGAATAATATACCGACCTTGTTTTGCAGAAGGGGTAGAGGAGCCCGCCAAGAAGCGAGCTGTTGAAAAATGCAAAGACTCTAAGGACACTGGACAAGATGTGAAAACAACCAAGGCTGAAGTCCCTATGGAAACAGAGAGCCCATTGCccaaaaagcaggaaaaagataTTAGCAAAGATTCGGAAAGCTCCCTGTCAACTTGCAGTTCAAATCAAGAAGCACTCACCGCATCCatcacaaaagcagaagaaaagcctaCCAATGCTGAACATACTGTTGAGCAAAGCCCAGCACCATCTTcatcagaaaaagaagcaggagaGAATCCATCTAGGGAAGGCAAGTGTGAAAATGTGCCATCACCTGAAAAAGCTACGTTAAGTTCAGGGTCACCAACTGCTGCCCCACAGGCAGCAGCGGTGCCATCGGCTGCCAGCACTAGCACCCTGCAGGCACCGGCGGTGCCACCAGTTGCCACCAACAGCACCCCTcaggcagcagtgccaccaGCTGCCACCACTAGTGCCCCGCAGGCAGCAGAGGTACAACCAGCTGCCACCAACAGCGCCCCGCTGGTGGCAGAGGTGCCACCAGCTGCTACAAACAACACCTcgcaggcagcagcagtgccagtgacCCCTACCAAGAGCACCCTACAGGTGGCATCAGTGCCACCAGCTGCTGCCAAAAGCACCCTGCAGGCAGCATCAGTGCCGCCAGCTGCTGCCAAGAGCACCCTGCAGGCAGCATCAGTGCCGGTGACTGCTACCAAGAGCACAGCACAAACAAGTGCTGTATTGCTGTCTTCCAAAACCCAAGTGAGTGGTCTACCATCTGTGTCCAAGAGCAGCGCTCAGGCGGGCccctctctgctgctggccGCCAAGGGCAGCGCTCAGGCAGGcacatcactgctgctggcacccAAGAGTGGCACCCAGGTGGGcacctcactgctgctggcctctAAGGGCACTGCCAAAGCGGGTTCCTCGCTCCTGGCCTCCAAGAGCAGCGCGGAGGTGGCTGCCTCATTGCTGGCTGCACGGAGCGGCACGCAGCAGGGTGCCTCGCTGCTGACCTCCAAGAGCAGCGCTCAGGCGGCAGCATCGCTGCTGGCTGCTCGGAGTGGTGCACAGCAAGGCCCCTCCCGCAGCGGGGCTCAGGCCGCCAAGAGTACACAACTTGCTTCCAAGAGTGGTTCGCAGGCCAGCGAAGGCCCTGCTAAAGCTTTGTGCAAACCGTTAACCAGTGAAGATGCAAAGGAAAGACAGCCTTTTTTCAACAGACTCTATAAGGCCGTAGCGTGGAAACTGGTTGCTGTGGGAGGCTTTAGTCCTAATGTAAATCACGCGGAACTTCTTAACTCATCTATCCAATCTGTCAAAGCTACATTAGATGTCGCTTTCGTTCCCCTGAAGGAACTTGCAGACTTACCTCAAAATAAGAGCTCTCTAGAAAATATAGTTTGTGAACTGAGGTGCAAGTCTGTGTATTTGGGTACTGGCTGTGGTAAAAACATGGAAAACGCCAAAGCAGTTGCTTCAAGAGAAGCTTTGAAATTGTTCCTCAAGAAGAAAGTTATTGTGAAGATatgtaaaaggaaatacaaaggTAGTGAAATTGAAGATTTGGTACTTCTGGATGAAGAATCAAAACCCTCAAATTTACCTCCAGCTTTATTAAATCCTCGGGAGATCATCTAGGAGGAGAATCGCTGTTTGTACTGTGTATAGTATTTCGACACGAGGACTGAAGGTTAATTTTGTACTTTAAAAACGTAGGCTTCCAGataatttttgtatttctttctcagttttgcAAGACAACTCAATCCCTTTCACTTGGTAGCAATTGTATGAAACTTGTTAGAGATGACAAGTGTGGATTTAAAGGTATGCCTTAATACGTGGCACACTAGtgtgctgttttatttgcaaaatagTCTACctacttctatttttaattaactgGTTAAGGTACAACTCGCTGTTTCAAACCTGACGATTTTGTAATTACTATGATATGGTGGCAGTGTGCTGAGTTGTCTGCCATGACTTTTTTAGCCACGTAGGAGTGTGTATGTAGGGACCATAATACTTGAATGATTGAAAGTTGTTTAGAAACTTCAGTCGAGAAGTTGAGTCATCCATTTCAGATGTATTGTTCATAGTGTTCTCTGTTGCTATTATTAGGAGAGAAACGAGTTGGTTGACTATGAGACCTTGTAAAATTTGCAATATAAATGACACCCTGACCTGATTTAATGTTACACTAGCAGTGTAGATCCCATTTAACATTACGCTAGCAAAGAACCAATTAGCGGTCGAGTCACAGCTACTTCAGCCACTAAAACTCTGTAAGTAGACCTAATTTATATTGTGAAAAAATCCTTTGCAGgtttttcaaataaacatgGATTTCTATACTAAGCATATTTGACTGCTACTGAAACAATAAAAGCTCCGGGATGTGCGTTTGTAGTACTTTCTTGTAGCTGTTCATTATTCCAGCCATCTCATTAACTGTGACACCCTCAGAGAGGTTCTACTGTGAGCAGCATCAAGGTGTAACCCTGCTAGGTTGAGTTGTTGTATTGGGATGCGTAATTTCAGTACTGTACCACTAAGTAGATCAATTCAATAATTGATTGTGCTTATCTAACCCTTACTGAGAGGTAGATGAACAGAAAcaagctgctgctgtcttcCAGAGGCAGTGCTATCAAGTGTTTGCACTGAGCCCCTTGCTGCTACTTTCTATGTGATGTTCACAATGGTTTGAAGTAAAGCGGGAGGCTGatgttattttcagtgttctggAAATACCTGCTCAAATTGCATGTTCTGACTTATTGGTTAACGATGTGTAATTATAAAAGCATTATGTCTTTAGTGCTGTTTTGGATTAGTCTTTTCTAATTACAGTAGTTAGTACTATTTAATGGTGACCTGGTATGGACTGACAGATCCACTGAATGAATAGCGCAGGATCAAGTAGGGATTCCTGGGTAAACTCCTCCATGTAAATCCTCTGAGTTGTTCTGTGACACTGGGACtaaaccacagcagcactgtgttgcTGTACTGCATGTGATGCTGAGCAGAAGCGGCTGCCCTGCCTCCAAAACCAGGTGTGTGCTTCTGGCTgtccagctcagccctgcttcCAGCTGGGCCCTCGGCCGGCCTTGCCTTGAGGTGGGTTTCTCAGTAGATCCCCACGCGTGTTTCTGCAGCGTGACCCACAGTTTGGACTGCAGGCTGTTACACTGCTTCCTGTGCGATGTGAGATAGACGTGGTGCTTGCTTCTGGCACTGGGACTTCGGGGGCTGTGGTAGCCTTGCCTGGCTGCAGATGGCTGTGAGAGGCGCCCCGtgccctctgctctgtggtGAGCTCTGGCTGCAGGTGGCAGCGTGTCTCACTTATCCACAAAGCTGACCTGGACGGGGCGATCGGGTGGCTGCAGAGGGCCGAGGTGCTCGATGGCTCCGGTACAAACGGAGTACTTTAGTTTTTAAGCGTTGTTCCTCTTCTCTGTTTGGTTGTGATTCATCAGGAGTCCGGGGCTACTCTTAGAGAAAGTCAGTCCGAGTGTGGTGTTTTTATTGCACACTGAGCGGGGTGTGGCTAAACGCGTAGGTTATAGCAGGAGCAAACAGACATTACGGCCGACGATTTACCAGCGCGGCGCTCGGCGCTGAGCAACGAGCACAAACAGCGGAGGCAGCAGAACGCGCCCACACACAAACGCCGCACCAGGCCGCGCATGCGCTGTCAGCGTGGGGGCGGGGCCGCGGCGCGCTGATTTGCATAAAGCACCCACGGGGCACCGCGCGGCTGAACCGTGATGGGAATGTCTCTTTGCGGCTGGTACCGTGGCCAGCCGGCTGCGGAATGAGAGTCGCGGCTGAATGGCTTCAATGTCAGTGCACGGCTTTCTGGGGCGGGCAAAGGATTTAAACTACGCTGAGAACATTACTCACCATAACCAAGAAAAAGCCCTACCTTCAGAGAGATAAAGGACACCGGTGGAGGCGGCTAGGCGGGATGTTCTGAAGACCTGCTCTCTAGGCCACGCACGGAGGACGCTTTAGTTCCTCGAGGGCCGAGTGCCCGCCTAGGGGAAAGTCCCCGGACCGCAGGCAGAGAGTGCCACGCGCCGCcggcgcccgccccgccccgcagcccaCGCACTGCCGCCGAGACGCCTCCGGGCCGAGCGGGTGAGCGCGGGGCG
This DNA window, taken from Excalfactoria chinensis isolate bCotChi1 chromosome 4, bCotChi1.hap2, whole genome shotgun sequence, encodes the following:
- the CDKN2AIP gene encoding CDKN2A-interacting protein codes for the protein MVSKTAAEPLGRTDEEVTWAEALRGACEPEHHWRYRREFLLRNVGEPPAAGSAELRRLVSLSMVWANHVFLGCRYPPQVTEKALEMAEGIQVTGAPVRTTRDELVAKVKKRGISSSNEGVEEPAKKRAVEKCKDSKDTGQDVKTTKAEVPMETESPLPKKQEKDISKDSESSLSTCSSNQEALTASITKAEEKPTNAEHTVEQSPAPSSSEKEAGENPSREGKCENVPSPEKATLSSGSPTAAPQAAAVPSAASTSTLQAPAVPPVATNSTPQAAVPPAATTSAPQAAEVQPAATNSAPLVAEVPPAATNNTSQAAAVPVTPTKSTLQVASVPPAAAKSTLQAASVPPAAAKSTLQAASVPVTATKSTAQTSAVLLSSKTQVSGLPSVSKSSAQAGPSLLLAAKGSAQAGTSLLLAPKSGTQVGTSLLLASKGTAKAGSSLLASKSSAEVAASLLAARSGTQQGASLLTSKSSAQAAASLLAARSGAQQGPSRSGAQAAKSTQLASKSGSQASEGPAKALCKPLTSEDAKERQPFFNRLYKAVAWKLVAVGGFSPNVNHAELLNSSIQSVKATLDVAFVPLKELADLPQNKSSLENIVCELRCKSVYLGTGCGKNMENAKAVASREALKLFLKKKVIVKICKRKYKGSEIEDLVLLDEESKPSNLPPALLNPREII